A genomic segment from Luteolibacter ambystomatis encodes:
- a CDS encoding alkaline phosphatase PhoX, giving the protein MKSRLLTLAGLALASAVPAYGVKTSEPSYLTASPGSDFTIEPILTVGDRVPLTGGNASDDYAFAGIPDAMGLWQDSVSGQNVLFVAHEMTSGDHSKPLATQPRFKGAYVSRYILSNTGDIVSGAPAHSKLFAENTLVANRAPQEGDANAFTRFCSGHFAGTRDGLDRPFFFANEESPSGTYHINGPQSVAVVDGEMHTLPALGRVARENTVVMPRRDAITAIVSTEDNGSPSYVYLYVGTKQRRSDSALDKNGLTGGKVYVLAGRDAQHNEGTFTSGTLNTKWVEIPGAASLNVSQIRTAADNAGAFGFVRVEDEEFDPNQPTRSMFFTTTGGSGPNLLGRVYELTFNPTNPIANGTLNVIYNGDTRVTPGGTYNGTVGKLLGTPTGSLGTYSGGVLNNGVDGPVSADNLAINDDVIVLCEDRNSPADAVFAKYARNGGAWTLDRHNNYAPKLQTTFNYAALEARDAHAPFADAGLWETSGIINTDDVFGKGSFVINVQAHTKTVILNAGGTGSSIRSNCPGDTVGTTLTRSEAVTRYVEDGQVLIIRPVN; this is encoded by the coding sequence ATGAAATCCCGTCTTCTTACCCTCGCCGGCCTCGCGCTGGCTTCCGCCGTGCCCGCGTACGGCGTCAAGACCTCCGAGCCCTCCTACCTCACCGCTTCCCCCGGCTCCGATTTCACTATCGAGCCGATCCTGACCGTGGGCGACCGCGTGCCGCTTACCGGTGGCAATGCTTCCGACGACTACGCCTTCGCCGGCATCCCGGACGCCATGGGCCTCTGGCAGGACTCCGTCAGCGGCCAAAACGTGTTGTTCGTCGCCCACGAAATGACCAGTGGCGACCACTCGAAGCCGCTGGCCACCCAGCCGCGTTTCAAGGGCGCGTACGTTTCCCGCTACATCCTCTCCAACACCGGTGACATCGTCTCCGGTGCCCCGGCCCATTCGAAGCTCTTCGCGGAAAACACCCTGGTCGCCAACCGCGCGCCGCAGGAAGGCGACGCCAATGCCTTCACCCGCTTCTGCTCCGGCCACTTCGCCGGCACCCGCGATGGACTCGACCGCCCGTTCTTCTTCGCCAACGAAGAAAGCCCGAGCGGCACCTACCACATCAACGGCCCACAGAGTGTCGCCGTCGTCGATGGTGAGATGCACACGCTGCCCGCGCTCGGCCGCGTCGCCCGCGAGAACACCGTGGTCATGCCGCGCCGTGACGCGATCACCGCGATCGTCTCCACGGAAGACAACGGCTCCCCGTCCTACGTTTACCTCTACGTCGGCACCAAGCAGCGCCGCTCGGACAGCGCTCTCGACAAGAACGGCCTGACCGGTGGCAAGGTGTATGTCCTCGCCGGTCGTGACGCCCAGCACAACGAAGGCACCTTCACCAGCGGCACCCTCAACACCAAGTGGGTGGAGATTCCGGGCGCAGCCAGCCTAAACGTCTCTCAGATCCGCACCGCCGCTGACAATGCCGGCGCCTTCGGTTTCGTGCGCGTGGAAGACGAAGAGTTCGACCCGAACCAGCCGACCCGCAGCATGTTCTTCACCACCACCGGTGGCAGCGGCCCGAACCTGCTCGGCCGCGTGTATGAGCTGACCTTCAACCCGACCAACCCGATCGCCAACGGCACGCTGAACGTCATCTACAACGGCGACACCCGCGTGACCCCGGGCGGCACCTACAATGGCACCGTCGGCAAACTCCTCGGCACCCCGACCGGCAGCCTCGGCACCTACTCCGGTGGCGTGCTGAACAATGGCGTGGACGGCCCGGTGAGCGCGGACAACCTCGCCATCAACGACGACGTCATCGTGCTCTGCGAAGACCGCAACAGCCCGGCCGACGCCGTGTTCGCCAAGTACGCCCGCAATGGCGGTGCCTGGACCCTCGACCGCCACAACAACTACGCGCCGAAGCTCCAGACCACCTTCAACTACGCCGCCCTCGAAGCGCGCGACGCACACGCGCCGTTCGCCGATGCCGGCCTGTGGGAGACCTCCGGCATCATCAACACCGATGACGTCTTCGGCAAAGGCTCGTTCGTGATCAACGTCCAGGCCCACACCAAAACGGTGATCCTGAACGCCGGTGGCACTGGATCCAGCATCCGCTCCAACTGCCCGGGCGACACCGTTGGCACCACGCTGACCCGCTCCGAAGCCGTCACCCGCTACGTCGAGGACGGCCAGGTGCTCATCATTCGCCCGGTGAACTGA
- the hflK gene encoding protease modulator HflK, translating into MRRLPLQGSLIWLEAVALAIIGQTTGQPWLLPVAGLLALLASLLSRGLSIALPAALALCGIWLVHGRLLPTVPLPVFCAVLALVLGTAFAFAAILSGLGKGRTVDPLQDRLHRLVVLFHFLAAGVLLAGRFPGFMPALWLGWSACVVSLIFTADTLVKLLARLYTPRRNWGTLAAPGAFFFFRWLGPEWRACLPVAPRDEDDSLRLQEMWMWPTVRKSLPALMATTAALVWLATGLHEIPGESAGVRHRFGTWEAAPLAPGLHTSLPWPLGGIEKVDTRTVRETVLGFRADPGQPILWERPHYEDEQRSLVGGGDDFLSISVPVFYRVADPAAYLRSSTDATGLLRFAADRVLLRLTLHLPASDLMTGAREPLRKKFQQELQQELDARSSGLHIEEVYFRDIHPPVTVAPTFQEVVSAMEDKEAFIHEGEEYRNDQLTRAKGDAIQLVTTATASAENRLSRTRGESSRFNSQLAAWRASRPLYELREGFKAFDLTLAGAKKAVFDEKLRGSIPTHLDLRKVLNPDLPPSQNIAPQSLVPRPPKSRDAFDLSIDGYLRTDRGEVPAIRIGPEDQDNLLNATPPNP; encoded by the coding sequence ATGCGCCGCCTTCCGCTCCAAGGTTCCTTGATCTGGCTCGAAGCCGTGGCCTTGGCCATCATCGGCCAAACGACCGGCCAGCCATGGTTGCTGCCGGTGGCCGGATTGCTGGCCCTGCTGGCCTCGCTGCTTTCGCGCGGCCTTTCCATCGCACTGCCCGCCGCGCTGGCGCTCTGCGGAATCTGGCTGGTTCATGGTCGGCTCCTTCCCACCGTACCGCTGCCGGTCTTTTGCGCGGTGCTCGCTCTGGTGCTGGGCACGGCCTTCGCGTTTGCCGCCATTCTCTCCGGTCTAGGCAAAGGGCGGACAGTTGATCCGCTGCAAGACCGTCTCCACCGCCTGGTGGTGCTCTTTCACTTTCTCGCGGCAGGCGTATTGCTCGCCGGACGCTTCCCGGGATTCATGCCCGCGCTGTGGCTTGGCTGGAGTGCCTGTGTGGTGTCCCTGATCTTCACCGCGGACACGCTGGTGAAGCTGCTCGCGCGACTCTATACGCCACGCCGCAACTGGGGCACGCTGGCCGCACCAGGTGCGTTTTTCTTTTTCCGCTGGCTGGGTCCGGAATGGCGCGCGTGCCTGCCGGTGGCCCCCAGGGACGAGGATGATTCACTCCGTCTCCAGGAGATGTGGATGTGGCCCACGGTCCGCAAATCCCTCCCTGCCTTGATGGCCACCACTGCCGCACTGGTGTGGCTCGCCACCGGCTTGCACGAGATTCCCGGGGAAAGTGCGGGCGTGCGTCATCGCTTCGGCACTTGGGAAGCTGCGCCGCTTGCTCCCGGGCTGCACACATCGCTGCCATGGCCACTCGGCGGCATCGAGAAAGTGGACACCCGCACGGTGCGGGAAACCGTGCTCGGCTTCCGCGCCGATCCCGGCCAGCCGATCCTGTGGGAGCGTCCGCATTACGAGGACGAGCAGAGATCGCTCGTGGGAGGGGGTGATGATTTCCTTTCGATCTCCGTGCCGGTCTTCTACCGCGTCGCCGATCCCGCCGCCTATCTCCGCTCGTCCACCGATGCCACCGGTCTTTTGCGGTTCGCCGCGGATCGCGTGCTGTTGCGCCTGACCCTGCATCTGCCTGCTTCCGATCTGATGACCGGCGCGCGCGAACCCCTGCGCAAAAAGTTCCAACAGGAGCTGCAACAGGAACTCGATGCCCGTTCCAGCGGCCTGCATATCGAGGAAGTCTATTTCCGTGACATCCATCCGCCTGTGACGGTGGCTCCCACTTTCCAAGAGGTGGTATCCGCGATGGAGGACAAGGAGGCCTTCATCCACGAGGGCGAGGAGTATCGCAACGACCAACTCACCCGCGCGAAAGGCGATGCCATCCAGCTCGTCACAACCGCCACTGCCTCCGCTGAGAACCGCCTGTCGCGCACACGCGGCGAGTCTTCCCGCTTCAACAGCCAGCTCGCCGCGTGGCGGGCATCACGGCCGCTGTACGAACTCCGCGAGGGCTTCAAGGCCTTCGACCTCACGCTCGCAGGCGCGAAGAAGGCGGTCTTCGATGAAAAACTGCGCGGCTCGATCCCGACGCATCTCGACCTGCGCAAGGTGCTCAATCCCGATCTCCCACCGAGCCAGAACATCGCTCCGCAATCGCTGGTGCCACGTCCGCCGAAATCCCGCGATGCCTTCGATCTCAGCATCGATGGCTACCTTCGCACCGACCGCGGCGAAGTCCCCGCCATCCGCATCGGCCCGGAAGATCAGGACAACCTTCTCAACGCCACGCCTCCCAATCCATGA
- the hflC gene encoding protease modulator HflC — translation MNQDSCNRRVTALRLTLILAAGLAVVFSACGFILSETESGIVLRFGKPVRVIEKSGFYFRLPPPVERVVRIDRRLQHAEIRISETLTKDQRNVIVPVYFTWRVSDPLLFHTAVHDVENARLKLDALVTSSRNSVLGRHDFGDLVAEEDKGASLPEIENEMLALSSDDASHHLGIELLATGVTRIQLPEANTESVFRRMRAERKREATQYRAEGRAQATEMKAETDKEATGMLAEAKRKAEEIRGQAEADASSIYAQAHGQDPAFYRFLRELQSLRTVVDKNTTVVLDTGVAPFQWLKSVETEAAPPITEPPAPKPPEKPDNVASSNAPLPTLIEPARQ, via the coding sequence ATGAACCAGGATTCCTGCAACCGCCGTGTGACCGCGCTGCGGCTCACCCTCATTCTCGCCGCCGGACTTGCGGTGGTCTTCTCGGCCTGCGGATTCATCCTCAGTGAAACCGAGAGCGGCATCGTGCTGCGCTTCGGCAAGCCGGTGCGCGTGATCGAAAAATCCGGTTTCTATTTCCGCCTGCCACCGCCGGTCGAGCGAGTCGTCCGCATCGACCGCCGTCTCCAGCATGCGGAAATTCGCATCAGCGAGACCCTCACCAAGGACCAGCGCAACGTCATCGTGCCGGTGTATTTTACCTGGCGCGTCTCGGACCCGCTGCTGTTCCACACCGCCGTGCATGACGTGGAGAATGCACGGTTGAAGCTCGACGCGTTGGTGACCAGCTCGCGCAACTCCGTGCTCGGCCGCCACGACTTCGGCGATCTGGTGGCGGAGGAGGACAAGGGCGCCTCACTGCCGGAGATCGAGAACGAGATGCTTGCTCTCTCGTCCGATGATGCCAGCCATCACCTCGGCATCGAGTTGCTGGCCACCGGCGTCACCCGCATCCAACTGCCGGAAGCGAACACCGAATCGGTCTTCCGCCGCATGCGTGCCGAGCGCAAACGCGAGGCCACCCAGTATCGCGCCGAGGGTCGCGCCCAAGCCACCGAGATGAAGGCCGAGACCGACAAGGAGGCGACCGGCATGCTCGCCGAGGCGAAGCGCAAGGCCGAGGAAATCCGCGGTCAGGCCGAAGCGGATGCCTCCTCCATCTATGCGCAGGCGCACGGACAGGACCCCGCGTTCTATCGTTTCCTCCGCGAGCTCCAGAGCCTGCGCACGGTGGTGGACAAGAACACCACGGTGGTGCTCGACACCGGCGTGGCTCCCTTCCAGTGGCTGAAGTCGGTCGAAACCGAAGCCGCTCCGCCCATCACCGAGCCGCCCGCTCCGAAACCTCCGGAGAAGCCGGACAACGTGGCCAGCAGCAACGCACCGCTGCCCACGCTCATCGAACCCGCCCGCCAGTGA
- the hflK gene encoding protease modulator HflK, giving the protein MKKHELRSEGRAVEALLILLKHLTAHARWVFVALLAFYALSGIRTIQPQEQALVLRFGRLQPQVHGPGLLVGLPDPFDKVLRFETGKDLGLSLDRWATTGMKLDDPNKVVVPDAATLEREVQESGNRRGKSIEDKQVIGNSLDPLSSGYTLTADTNVIQGRFLLRYRIEDPFRFASAGSNIEDLLGCMAYRALSQELARRKIDAALTSDRRDLAEAAAMLIRKEADRLHLGVRISGLDIRELSPPSQVLPAFEDVVNARQYAKTMHENSRQYRGETLAKSEGEAASIVHRAEGFAAGIVSDASGEASSFNAMLATYRRAPALVSHRLLRETLDTVMGQIHSRTLIPVDQSKPSLILEPSPEQAR; this is encoded by the coding sequence ATGAAGAAGCACGAGCTTCGTTCCGAAGGCAGGGCGGTGGAGGCCCTGCTGATCCTGTTGAAGCATCTCACCGCGCATGCCCGCTGGGTGTTCGTGGCGCTGCTGGCGTTCTATGCGCTCTCCGGCATCCGCACCATCCAACCGCAGGAACAGGCGCTGGTGCTGCGTTTTGGCAGGCTCCAGCCGCAGGTCCATGGTCCCGGTCTTCTGGTCGGCCTGCCCGATCCTTTCGACAAGGTGCTGCGCTTTGAAACCGGCAAAGATCTTGGTCTCTCACTCGACCGCTGGGCGACGACGGGGATGAAGCTGGACGATCCGAACAAGGTGGTGGTGCCGGACGCCGCCACACTCGAGCGGGAAGTACAGGAGTCCGGCAACCGGCGCGGCAAGAGCATCGAAGACAAGCAGGTCATCGGCAATTCGCTCGATCCCCTCTCGTCGGGTTACACACTCACGGCCGATACCAACGTGATCCAGGGGCGCTTCCTGTTGCGTTACCGCATCGAGGATCCCTTCCGCTTTGCCTCGGCGGGAAGCAACATCGAGGACCTGCTCGGCTGCATGGCCTATCGCGCGCTGTCGCAGGAACTCGCGCGGCGGAAGATCGATGCCGCTCTCACCTCGGACCGCCGTGATCTCGCGGAGGCCGCCGCGATGTTGATCCGCAAGGAAGCAGATCGCCTCCATCTGGGAGTCCGCATCTCGGGCCTGGACATCCGCGAATTGTCACCGCCCTCACAAGTGCTGCCCGCCTTCGAAGACGTGGTGAACGCGCGCCAGTATGCCAAGACGATGCACGAGAACTCCCGCCAGTACCGCGGCGAGACACTCGCCAAAAGCGAAGGAGAAGCCGCATCCATCGTCCATCGCGCCGAAGGATTCGCCGCGGGAATCGTGAGCGATGCTTCCGGGGAGGCCTCCTCGTTCAACGCCATGCTCGCCACCTACCGGCGGGCTCCGGCTCTGGTGTCCCACCGGTTGCTGCGCGAAACGCTGGATACCGTGATGGGCCAGATCCATTCCCGCACGCTCATCCCCGTGGATCAATCGAAGCCATCGTTGATTCTCGAACCTTCTCCCGAACAGGCCCGCTGA
- a CDS encoding heavy metal translocating P-type ATPase, protein MSSADISDDNPHALDRETRARLRLLFAASALMLASMVIGWLRPQEEGVRGALALAGTCLVAVPILRGVITAIRATGFAATQFYMDQYVVLALAACVATGKYLTGGLVAIVLLFGQMLEERTTLGVELALSKLRVLNRLRAFLIRNGREEETDASTLVAGDEVRVRPGESIPADAVVLEGHAMVDQSRITGESMPVEVGPGSEIFAGTSNLNGTLLARVKGAGGETVMGRVQSIIEEAKESEAPIISLAEDYARYYTPLILLIAASVFFFSRDIERAIAVMVVSIPCAFVLASPSAMVSAIAAASRMGLLVKSVRHLESARMVDTIVFDKTGTLTQGKLELEDTLVHDSSLDAAMVLRLAASIESHSNHPVAKALAQAIPAEEQAAVEAFTEHPGLGLEGEIEGRKIRIGRASWLAASGIGISPEASGHSRHSLVLMAVNGRHAATFLLADRIRPEAGITLDRLRSLGIDRFIILSGDREEVVSHIAARTGITTWQSGCLPEDKLAYIRRLRADGQRVMVVGDGLNDAPALAEGDVGVAMGALGNDVTIHTSDVALMSNDLRRLPDLLLLSARTVGVINQNLLCGFLFIVMAITLSSLGYVNPIAAAFFHEFSAFFVIFNSARLLRFDGMEDEAASEPESLPAHAT, encoded by the coding sequence ATGTCTTCCGCTGACATTTCCGACGACAATCCCCACGCGCTGGATCGCGAGACCCGCGCACGGCTGCGCCTGCTCTTTGCCGCCAGCGCGTTGATGCTGGCCTCGATGGTGATCGGCTGGCTGCGCCCGCAGGAAGAAGGCGTGCGTGGTGCGCTCGCCTTGGCAGGCACCTGCCTCGTCGCGGTGCCGATCCTGCGTGGCGTGATCACCGCCATCCGTGCCACCGGTTTCGCCGCAACCCAGTTCTACATGGATCAATACGTGGTGCTGGCCTTGGCCGCGTGCGTGGCCACCGGCAAGTATCTCACCGGCGGACTGGTCGCGATCGTGCTGCTGTTCGGCCAGATGTTGGAAGAACGTACCACACTGGGCGTCGAGCTGGCGCTCTCGAAACTGCGCGTGCTGAACCGGTTGCGCGCTTTCCTGATCCGCAATGGCCGCGAGGAGGAAACCGACGCCTCCACGCTGGTGGCGGGCGATGAAGTACGCGTCCGTCCCGGCGAATCGATCCCCGCCGATGCGGTGGTGCTGGAAGGCCATGCGATGGTGGACCAGAGTCGGATCACCGGAGAATCGATGCCGGTCGAGGTGGGTCCGGGTTCGGAAATTTTCGCCGGCACATCGAACCTCAACGGCACTTTGCTCGCACGCGTGAAGGGTGCCGGCGGAGAGACGGTGATGGGCCGGGTGCAAAGCATCATTGAGGAAGCAAAGGAATCCGAGGCTCCGATCATCAGCCTCGCCGAAGACTACGCCCGCTACTACACGCCTCTCATTCTACTCATCGCGGCGAGCGTGTTCTTCTTCAGCCGCGATATCGAACGCGCCATCGCGGTGATGGTGGTGAGCATCCCCTGCGCCTTCGTGCTGGCCAGCCCTTCCGCGATGGTGTCCGCCATCGCCGCAGCCTCGCGCATGGGCCTGCTGGTGAAGAGCGTGCGCCACCTCGAATCCGCCCGCATGGTGGACACCATCGTCTTCGACAAGACCGGCACGCTGACCCAAGGGAAACTCGAACTCGAAGACACGCTGGTTCACGATTCCTCGCTGGATGCAGCCATGGTCCTGCGTCTCGCGGCTTCCATCGAAAGCCACTCGAATCATCCAGTCGCAAAGGCTTTGGCTCAAGCCATCCCCGCTGAAGAGCAGGCCGCCGTCGAAGCCTTCACCGAGCACCCCGGCCTCGGCCTGGAAGGTGAAATCGAAGGCCGGAAAATCCGCATCGGCCGTGCTTCATGGCTCGCCGCCAGCGGCATCGGCATCTCTCCGGAAGCCTCCGGCCATTCACGCCACAGCCTTGTGCTGATGGCAGTGAATGGGCGCCATGCCGCCACGTTCCTTCTTGCCGACCGCATCCGCCCCGAGGCTGGCATCACTCTCGACCGCCTGCGCTCGCTCGGCATCGACCGCTTCATCATCCTCAGCGGCGACCGCGAGGAGGTCGTCAGCCACATCGCCGCGCGCACCGGCATCACCACTTGGCAGTCCGGCTGCCTGCCGGAAGACAAGCTCGCCTACATCCGCAGGCTGCGAGCGGACGGACAACGCGTGATGGTTGTTGGAGACGGCCTCAACGATGCGCCCGCTCTCGCCGAAGGCGACGTTGGCGTGGCCATGGGAGCGCTGGGCAATGACGTAACGATCCACACCTCGGACGTGGCCCTGATGTCGAACGACCTGCGCCGTCTGCCGGATCTGCTGCTGCTTTCCGCACGCACCGTGGGAGTCATCAACCAGAACCTGTTGTGCGGTTTCCTATTCATCGTGATGGCGATCACCCTGTCATCGCTGGGTTACGTCAATCCGATCGCCGCGGCCTTCTTCCATGAATTCAGCGCGTTCTTCGTGATCTTCAACAGCGCCCGCCTGCTGCGCTTCGATGGCATGGAAGACGAAGCCGCTTCCGAACCGGAGAGCCTGCCCGCCCATGCGACGTGA
- a CDS encoding alpha/beta hydrolase, whose product MSHQLTIILVHGFWGGAAHWGKVIPELSRKGYANIHAVENPLTSLADDVERTRKMIAAQKGPVLLVGHSYGGAVITEVGNHANVVGLVYIAAFAPDAGESPGSISATNPPAGAANLLADDDGYLWIKADKFHESFCQDLTPEEGLVMGVTQKAPLAGTFSDKITAPAWKHKPSWYQISSEDRMIAPENQQFMSGRLNAKKIITLRASHASLASMPVEVAALIDEAAATTS is encoded by the coding sequence ATGTCACACCAACTGACAATCATTCTGGTTCATGGATTCTGGGGCGGTGCCGCCCACTGGGGAAAAGTGATCCCCGAACTCTCCCGCAAGGGATACGCGAACATCCACGCCGTGGAGAATCCGCTGACTTCACTGGCGGATGATGTCGAGCGCACCCGCAAGATGATCGCGGCGCAGAAGGGGCCGGTCCTTCTGGTCGGACATTCCTACGGCGGCGCGGTGATCACCGAAGTCGGCAATCATGCGAACGTGGTGGGTCTCGTCTATATCGCCGCATTTGCACCGGATGCGGGCGAGAGCCCAGGCAGCATCAGCGCGACCAATCCACCGGCGGGAGCTGCGAATCTGCTCGCCGACGACGACGGCTACCTCTGGATCAAGGCCGACAAGTTCCACGAAAGCTTCTGCCAGGATCTGACTCCCGAGGAAGGCCTTGTGATGGGAGTCACCCAGAAGGCTCCGCTGGCCGGCACCTTCTCGGACAAGATCACGGCACCGGCATGGAAACACAAGCCATCCTGGTACCAGATCTCAAGCGAAGACCGGATGATTGCTCCAGAAAACCAGCAATTCATGTCCGGACGGCTCAATGCCAAAAAAATCATTACGCTCCGCGCCAGCCACGCATCACTGGCTTCCATGCCGGTGGAGGTCGCGGCATTGATCGACGAGGCTGCGGCCACGACTTCCTGA
- a CDS encoding thioredoxin family protein encodes MKFNITTCAAIVAFHCIGSAFAGGEGWTSDFEAAKKKATEEKKDLLLDFTGSDWCGWCIKLNDEVFSKDAFKTGVKDKFVLVEIDFPQDESKLSDTVKKQNEGLQKQFGIEGFPSIVLCDSTGKPFAKTGYEEGGPEKYVASLDTLRGKKAKRDEALAAAGKAEGVEKAKKLVEALKEMDLEDATVTNFYGDVVKDIKAADPKDETGFTKQIESKAKLAKFEEDLNAFAEKQDHEGALAFVDKTIKDGGFDGETKQEIMATKAMIYAHIKKYDEAIKAVEDAKAVAPESELGKNLDGFKARIQEMKANPNAAEEEDGGEEPEPDQKAGADKKGEPEKK; translated from the coding sequence ATGAAATTCAACATCACCACCTGCGCCGCCATTGTGGCGTTTCATTGCATCGGTTCCGCGTTCGCCGGGGGCGAGGGCTGGACCAGTGACTTCGAGGCCGCCAAGAAGAAGGCCACGGAGGAGAAAAAGGACCTGCTGCTCGACTTTACCGGTTCCGACTGGTGCGGCTGGTGCATCAAGCTCAACGACGAAGTCTTTTCGAAGGACGCCTTCAAAACCGGTGTGAAGGACAAGTTCGTGCTCGTCGAAATCGATTTCCCGCAGGACGAATCCAAGCTGTCCGACACCGTCAAAAAGCAGAACGAAGGTCTTCAGAAGCAGTTTGGCATCGAGGGCTTCCCGTCCATCGTCCTCTGCGATTCCACCGGCAAGCCGTTCGCCAAGACCGGCTATGAAGAAGGTGGCCCGGAGAAGTATGTGGCCAGCCTCGATACCCTGCGCGGTAAGAAGGCCAAGCGCGATGAGGCACTCGCCGCCGCTGGCAAGGCCGAGGGCGTGGAGAAGGCCAAGAAGCTCGTCGAAGCTCTCAAGGAGATGGATCTCGAGGATGCCACCGTCACCAATTTCTACGGTGACGTGGTGAAGGACATCAAGGCCGCCGACCCGAAGGATGAAACCGGCTTCACCAAGCAGATCGAATCCAAGGCCAAGCTCGCGAAATTCGAGGAAGACCTCAATGCTTTCGCCGAGAAGCAGGATCACGAGGGTGCGCTCGCCTTTGTCGACAAGACCATCAAGGACGGTGGCTTCGATGGGGAAACCAAGCAGGAGATCATGGCCACCAAGGCGATGATCTACGCCCACATCAAGAAGTACGATGAGGCGATCAAGGCGGTGGAAGACGCCAAGGCTGTCGCCCCGGAAAGCGAGCTCGGCAAGAACCTCGATGGCTTCAAGGCCCGCATCCAGGAGATGAAGGCCAACCCGAACGCAGCCGAGGAGGAGGACGGTGGCGAAGAGCCCGAGCCCGACCAGAAGGCCGGTGCGGACAAGAAAGGTGAGCCGGAGAAGAAGTAA
- a CDS encoding valine--pyruvate transaminase: MAFEFSTIGQHLGTGSGIEELMDDLGHALAKGGPNIKMLGGGQPARIPEINAVWRERLEQLMAEEGGLERSLTRYDSPRGNPHFLEAIAKLFRESFGWNIGPENVAVTAGGQTAFFFLFNLLAGAMPDGRRKKILLPVVPEYIGYANQSATEELFRAVPPVITETGPHEFKYGVDFDHLEVGDDVAAICFSRPTNPTGNVLTDAEVARLSGIAKDHGIPLIIDNAYGAPFPNIFFADAKPFWDEHVILTFSLSKIGLPATRTGIVIGPPEIISALGSMSAIVGLANTNIGQQIVLPLVESGKILELSNDIVRPFYQEKSRLAVKAAEEIFGDAFPWRVHRSEGALFLWFWFPGLPITSKELYERLKRREVLVVPGHYFFFGHDDPTWRHRDECIRVSFAMDEAVVRDGLKIIAEEIRACLSGS, encoded by the coding sequence ATGGCATTTGAATTCTCCACCATCGGCCAACATTTGGGCACGGGCAGCGGCATCGAGGAACTCATGGACGATCTCGGCCACGCCCTCGCCAAGGGTGGCCCGAACATCAAGATGCTCGGTGGTGGCCAGCCCGCCCGCATCCCGGAGATCAATGCCGTCTGGCGCGAGCGCCTGGAGCAACTGATGGCCGAGGAGGGCGGACTGGAGCGTTCGCTCACCCGCTACGATTCCCCGCGCGGCAATCCACATTTCCTGGAGGCCATCGCCAAGCTGTTCCGCGAGTCCTTCGGTTGGAACATCGGCCCGGAAAACGTGGCGGTCACCGCAGGTGGCCAGACCGCGTTCTTTTTCCTCTTCAACCTGCTGGCCGGGGCGATGCCGGACGGCCGCCGCAAAAAAATCCTGCTGCCGGTGGTGCCGGAATACATCGGCTATGCGAACCAATCGGCGACTGAGGAACTGTTCCGCGCCGTGCCTCCGGTGATCACCGAGACCGGACCGCATGAGTTCAAGTACGGCGTGGATTTCGATCATCTGGAGGTCGGCGACGACGTGGCCGCGATCTGTTTCTCCCGTCCGACCAATCCTACCGGCAATGTGCTGACGGATGCCGAGGTCGCCCGCCTTTCCGGTATCGCGAAGGATCACGGCATTCCGCTGATCATTGACAATGCCTACGGAGCGCCGTTTCCGAATATCTTCTTCGCGGACGCCAAGCCATTCTGGGACGAGCACGTGATCCTGACCTTCAGCCTCTCGAAGATCGGCCTGCCCGCGACCCGCACCGGTATCGTCATCGGGCCGCCGGAGATCATCAGCGCGCTCGGTTCCATGAGTGCCATCGTTGGCTTGGCCAATACCAACATCGGCCAGCAGATCGTGCTGCCGCTGGTGGAGTCCGGAAAGATCCTGGAACTGTCGAACGACATCGTCCGCCCGTTCTACCAGGAAAAGTCCCGCCTTGCCGTGAAGGCGGCGGAGGAGATCTTCGGCGATGCCTTTCCATGGCGTGTGCATCGCAGCGAGGGGGCATTGTTCCTATGGTTCTGGTTCCCGGGTCTGCCGATCACCTCGAAGGAACTCTACGAACGACTGAAGCGCCGCGAGGTGTTGGTCGTGCCCGGCCACTATTTCTTCTTCGGTCATGACGATCCGACCTGGCGCCACCGCGACGAGTGCATCCGCGTCAGCTTCGCCATGGACGAGGCCGTCGTCCGTGACGGCTTGAAAATCATCGCGGAAGAAATCCGCGCCTGCCTGTCCGGTTCCTGA